A genomic segment from Danio aesculapii chromosome 17, fDanAes4.1, whole genome shotgun sequence encodes:
- the entpd5a gene encoding ectonucleoside triphosphate diphosphohydrolase 5: MSQQMLHLTLVSMWLFAGYFLAEATYYNHHMYNRYRAINHNANMDNQLPPEEPVVMEPVAPRQVNFSRVFYGIMFDAGSSGTRIHIYKFIQKDPVELPVLDNEMYHAVKPGLSAYADMPEKGGESIVQLLRVAKKTIPKEQWIQTPVVLKATAGLRLLPEEKAKALLNEVKEIFDDSPFFVPNNSVTIMNGINEGVLAWVTVNFLTGHLYSKTKRTVGILDLGGGSTQITFLPRLKKTVQSAPTDYIAKINMFNSTYELYTHSYLGNGVFASRLATLGALGADGLEWKVFRSSCLPKKFSEEWSFGGLTYKVSGTPDGYAGYKLCYQEVLQVVKGIVHQPFEVKGSSIFYAFSYYYDRAVESGLIDGSRGGTLEVRDFKKKAKEVCNKMTKYRPISPYLCMDMTYITCLLKDGFGFKDSTVLQLAKKVNNVETSWALGAIFDHFHNFSIQ; the protein is encoded by the exons ATGTCTCAGCAGATGTTGCACTTGACGTTGGTGTCCATGTGGCTTTTTGCCGGGTACTTTCTGGCAGAGGCAACATATTACAACCACCATATGTACAACCGCTACCGTGCAATCAATCACAATGCCAACATGGACAATCAGCTTCCTCCAGAGGAGCCTGTGGTGATGGAACCAGTGGCCCCTCGCCAGGTCAACTTCAGTCGCGTCTTTTATGGGATCATGTTTGATGCTGGCAGCAGTGGCACCCGTATCCACATTTACAAGTTCATCCAAAAAGACCCAG TGGAGCTTCCAGTGCTTGACAATGAGATGTACCATGCTGTGAAGCCTGGACTGTCAGCATATGCAGATATGCCCGAAAAG GGTGGAGAATCCATTGTGCAGCTGTTGAGGGTAGCGAAAAAGACAATCCCCAAAGAGCAATGGATACAGACACCTGTGGTTCTGAAAGCCACTGCCGGCTTGCGCCTGCTGCCTGAGGAGAAAGCCAAAGCCCTGCTGAATGAG GTCAAAGAAATATTTGACGACTCTCCTTTCTTTGTGCCAAACAACAGTGTCACCATTATGAATGGCATCAATGAAG GTGTCTTGGCATGGGTTACAGTAAACTTCCTCACAG GTCATTTATATTCCAAAACAAAGAGAACTGTTGGGATCTTGGATTTGGGTGGAGGTTCAACTCAGATTACTTTCCTTCCCAGGTTAAAG AAAACTGTGCAGTCAGCTCCTACAGACTACATTGCCAAAATCAACATGTTCAACAGCACCTATGAGCTGTATACTCACAG TTACCTTGGAAATGGTGTATTTGCTTCTCGACTGGCAACCCTTGGTGCTCTTGGTGCTGACG GTCTTGAGTGGAAAGTTTTCAGAAGTTCCTGCTTACCAAAAAAATTCAGTGAAGAGTGGAGCTTTGGTGGCCTGACCTATAAAGTCAGCGGAACCCCAGATG GTTATGCAGGGTATAAACTGTGCTACCAAGAGGTGCTGCAGGTGGTGAAAGGGATTGTGCACCAGCCTTTTGAGGTCAAAGGAAGCAGCATCTTCTACGCCTTTTCCTATTACTACGACAGAGCTGTAGAGTCTGGTCTCATTG ATGGATCCCGTGGTGGGACTCTGGAAGTCAGGGACTTCAAAAAGAAAGCCAAAGAAG TGTGCAATAAGATGACTAAATACCGCCCGATCAGCCCCTACTTATGCATGGACATGACGTACATCACATGCCTACTGAAAGACGGATTTGGCTTCAAGGACAGCACTGTTTTGCAG CTTGCTAAAAAGGTGAACAATGTGGAGACAAGCTGGGCTCTCGGTGCTATATTTGATCATTTCCACAATTTCAGCATTCAGTAA